A genomic window from Agrobacterium tumefaciens includes:
- the ehuB gene encoding ectoine/hydroxyectoine ABC transporter substrate-binding protein EhuB — protein sequence MHITKLAGLSALALAIGVTSASALTLEEVKSQGYIRAATANEVPYSYMQPDGTSAGIGPDVANAVLKSMGIEEVNWTVTPFGTLIPGLKARRFDFAAAEQNISPERCKQVSFTEPNSSYGEGLLVKKGNPKKLTTYADIAKDPSLKVAVVSGANNVDFLRAVGVKEEQIVFIPANADAIPTVQSRADAYAATELTVSELAKNQANVEQVKPFVDPIVKDAPVRNYGGFAFRPEDKELRDAFDAALVEFRKTDDYKKILSKYGLSEQSIAAAAEKKVADLCAGK from the coding sequence ATGCACATCACCAAACTCGCCGGGCTTTCCGCCCTTGCCCTTGCCATCGGCGTGACCTCGGCCAGCGCCTTGACCCTCGAGGAGGTCAAGAGCCAGGGATATATCCGGGCCGCCACGGCAAACGAAGTCCCTTATTCCTACATGCAGCCCGACGGCACATCTGCCGGGATCGGGCCTGATGTGGCAAATGCGGTTCTGAAATCCATGGGTATCGAAGAGGTCAACTGGACAGTGACGCCGTTCGGCACGCTGATCCCCGGCCTCAAGGCCCGTCGCTTCGACTTCGCGGCGGCAGAACAGAACATCTCGCCCGAACGCTGCAAGCAGGTCTCCTTCACCGAGCCGAATTCTTCCTACGGCGAGGGCCTGCTGGTGAAGAAGGGCAATCCGAAGAAGCTGACGACCTATGCCGATATCGCCAAGGATCCATCCTTGAAGGTGGCCGTCGTCTCAGGCGCCAACAATGTCGACTTCCTGCGGGCAGTCGGCGTCAAGGAAGAGCAGATCGTCTTCATTCCGGCCAATGCGGATGCGATCCCCACCGTGCAGAGCCGCGCGGATGCCTATGCGGCCACGGAGCTGACCGTCTCCGAACTCGCCAAGAACCAGGCCAATGTCGAGCAGGTCAAGCCGTTCGTGGATCCGATCGTGAAGGATGCGCCGGTCCGCAACTATGGCGGCTTCGCCTTCCGCCCCGAGGACAAGGAGTTGCGCGACGCATTTGACGCCGCTCTGGTCGAGTTCCGCAAGACGGATGACTACAAGAAAATCCTGTCCAAATACGGTCTCTCCGAACAGAGTATCGCGGCCGCTGCCGAAAAGAAGGTCGCCGATCTCTGCGCCGGAAAATAA
- a CDS encoding SDR family oxidoreductase, with product MDKVVLITGASSGIGAGIARELGKAGAKLMLGARRTERLEELAKEIREAGNSQVAVSRLDVTNRADVADFAEKARETFGRVDVMINNAGVMPLSLMASMKVDEWDRMVEVNIKGVLHGIAAVLPEMTSRGSGHIINIASIGALSVVPTAAVYCATKFAVRAISDGLRQERPDLRVTCIHPGVVESELAETITDPAAVEAMKTYRAIALKPDAIGRAVRFAIQQPDDVDLNEIVVRPTAAA from the coding sequence ATGGACAAGGTTGTTCTCATCACGGGAGCCTCCAGCGGCATTGGCGCGGGTATCGCCCGTGAACTCGGCAAGGCTGGCGCAAAACTCATGCTCGGCGCCCGCCGCACGGAGCGGCTGGAGGAACTCGCAAAGGAGATCCGGGAAGCGGGTAACAGCCAGGTGGCGGTCAGCCGACTGGATGTCACCAACCGTGCCGACGTGGCAGATTTCGCGGAGAAGGCGCGCGAAACCTTCGGCCGAGTCGATGTCATGATCAACAATGCCGGCGTTATGCCGCTTTCCCTGATGGCCTCGATGAAGGTCGACGAATGGGACCGCATGGTCGAAGTCAACATCAAGGGCGTGCTGCACGGCATAGCGGCCGTGCTGCCGGAGATGACGTCGCGCGGTTCCGGCCACATCATCAATATCGCCTCCATCGGGGCGCTGTCGGTGGTGCCGACCGCCGCCGTCTACTGCGCCACGAAATTCGCCGTTCGGGCAATTTCGGACGGGTTGCGGCAGGAACGGCCGGATCTGCGCGTCACCTGCATTCATCCCGGTGTGGTGGAAAGCGAACTGGCGGAAACGATCACCGATCCGGCAGCAGTCGAGGCCATGAAAACCTACCGCGCCATTGCGCTAAAGCCCGATGCCATCGGCCGCGCGGTGCGTTTCGCTATCCAACAGCCTGATGACGTCGATCTGAACGAGATCGTTGTTCGCCCAACGGCTGCCGCCTGA
- the doeB gene encoding N(2)-acetyl-L-2,4-diaminobutanoate deacetylase DoeB, translating into MLSNAPRPSPITPSVDFDAKGVQHGHLRLPYSRDDSAWGSVMIPICIIANGEGPTALLTGANHGDEYEGPAALFELAHTLDPVEVSGRIIIVPALNYPAFRAGTRTSPIDRGNLNRSFPGRPDGTVTEKIADYVTRHLIPLADIVLDFHSGGRTLDFLPYAAAHELPDKAQEARCFEAVAAFAAPYSMKMLEIDAVGMLDTTVEELGKVFVTTELGGAGTASARSIDIARRGSLNLLRHAGILAGSPDSAPSRWLDMPSSDCFTFAEDDGLVAFVRDLGDAVTAGETIARVYPVGKTGLAPVDYRASMHGVLAARHVPGLIKAGDCLSVIATVTENT; encoded by the coding sequence ATGTTGAGCAACGCTCCTCGCCCCTCGCCGATCACGCCCTCCGTCGATTTCGACGCGAAAGGCGTGCAGCACGGTCATTTGCGGCTACCCTACAGCCGCGATGACAGTGCCTGGGGTTCGGTGATGATCCCGATCTGCATCATCGCCAATGGCGAAGGGCCGACAGCGCTTCTGACCGGCGCCAATCATGGCGACGAGTATGAAGGGCCGGCGGCACTTTTCGAGCTTGCCCATACGCTTGATCCGGTTGAGGTAAGCGGGCGCATCATCATCGTGCCGGCACTCAACTATCCGGCCTTTCGCGCGGGCACACGTACTTCGCCAATCGATCGGGGAAACCTGAACCGCAGCTTTCCCGGCCGGCCTGATGGAACGGTGACGGAAAAGATCGCCGATTACGTGACCCGCCATCTGATACCGCTGGCGGATATTGTTCTCGATTTCCATTCCGGCGGCAGGACGCTCGACTTCCTGCCCTATGCCGCCGCTCACGAATTGCCCGACAAGGCACAGGAGGCCCGTTGTTTTGAGGCGGTGGCGGCCTTTGCGGCGCCCTATTCGATGAAGATGCTGGAAATCGACGCCGTCGGCATGCTCGACACGACTGTCGAGGAACTCGGCAAGGTTTTTGTGACAACCGAACTCGGCGGGGCCGGCACGGCGAGCGCAAGATCGATCGATATAGCCCGAAGGGGCAGCCTCAACCTGCTGCGCCATGCCGGCATACTGGCCGGCTCGCCGGATTCCGCCCCAAGCCGCTGGCTGGACATGCCCTCCAGCGATTGCTTCACTTTTGCCGAAGATGACGGGCTCGTCGCCTTTGTCCGCGATCTGGGAGACGCGGTCACGGCAGGTGAAACCATCGCCCGGGTCTATCCGGTCGGAAAAACCGGCCTCGCGCCGGTCGATTACCGCGCATCCATGCATGGCGTGCTTGCGGCGCGCCACGTTCCCGGCTTGATCAAGGCCGGCGACTGCCTTTCCGTCATCGCCACGGTAACGGAGAACACATAG
- a CDS encoding sugar phosphate isomerase/epimerase family protein: MKHGIYYSYWEHEWSAKFGPYIEKVAKLGFDIIEVAAHHINEYSDAELAAIKQSAKDNGIILTAGIGPSKSKNLSSEDAAVRAAGKAFFERTLTNVAKLDIRTIGGALHSYWPIDYSQPVDKPGDYARGVEGIHGIADFANDLGINLCIEVLNRFENHVLNTAAEGVAFVKDVGKNNVKVMLDTFHMNIEEDSFGEAIRTAGPLLGHFHTGESNRRVPGKGRMPWQEIGLALRDINYTGAVVMEPFVKTGGTIGSDIKVWRDLSNGADIAKMDEDARNSLAFSRFVLGG, from the coding sequence ATGAAACACGGCATCTATTATTCTTACTGGGAACATGAGTGGAGCGCCAAGTTCGGCCCCTATATCGAAAAGGTCGCAAAACTCGGCTTCGATATCATCGAAGTCGCCGCCCACCATATCAACGAATACAGCGACGCCGAACTCGCCGCCATCAAGCAGAGCGCGAAGGATAACGGCATCATCCTCACTGCCGGCATCGGCCCGTCGAAATCAAAGAACCTGTCGTCGGAAGATGCGGCCGTGCGCGCGGCGGGCAAGGCGTTTTTTGAGCGGACGCTCACCAATGTCGCCAAGCTCGACATCCGCACCATCGGCGGCGCCCTGCATTCCTACTGGCCGATCGATTATTCGCAGCCGGTCGACAAGCCGGGTGATTACGCGCGTGGTGTTGAGGGCATTCACGGCATTGCGGATTTCGCCAATGATCTCGGCATCAACCTGTGCATCGAAGTCCTCAACCGCTTTGAAAACCACGTGCTCAACACGGCGGCCGAAGGCGTCGCCTTCGTCAAGGACGTCGGAAAGAACAATGTGAAGGTCATGCTCGATACCTTCCACATGAACATCGAGGAAGACAGTTTCGGCGAAGCCATACGCACGGCCGGCCCGCTGCTGGGTCACTTCCACACCGGCGAGAGCAATCGCCGTGTTCCGGGCAAAGGCAGGATGCCCTGGCAGGAAATCGGCCTCGCGCTTCGCGATATCAATTACACCGGTGCCGTCGTCATGGAGCCGTTCGTCAAGACCGGTGGCACCATCGGTTCTGATATCAAGGTGTGGCGTGATCTGAGCAATGGCGCCGACATCGCCAAAATGGACGAGGACGCCAGAAATTCCCTGGCATTCTCCCGTTTCGTCCTCGGCGGCTGA
- the ehuC gene encoding ectoine/hydroxyectoine ABC transporter permease subunit EhuC, producing the protein MDMTAYLPMMWQGAVVTMTITLAALVVGTSLAFFFGILRVEGGPILSTVALCYTEVFRGTSLLVQLFWFYYALPLVGLSFDPITTGILVLAAHAGGYGAEIVRGALSSVSVQQLEAARALNFTRMQTLFRISLPQAIVEMMPAFGNLAIETLKLSSLVSLISIADLTFAAQSIRNLTLDSTSIYSITLLCYFAMSLILMVIIRVIEHFVRRGNVFPRTRHS; encoded by the coding sequence ATGGATATGACCGCCTACCTGCCGATGATGTGGCAAGGCGCCGTCGTCACCATGACGATCACGCTCGCAGCGCTCGTTGTCGGGACATCGCTTGCCTTTTTCTTCGGGATTTTGCGTGTCGAGGGCGGCCCCATCCTGTCCACGGTCGCGCTTTGTTATACGGAGGTGTTTCGTGGCACCTCGCTGCTGGTTCAGCTCTTCTGGTTCTATTACGCGCTGCCGCTGGTGGGGCTGAGCTTTGATCCGATCACCACAGGTATTCTGGTGCTTGCCGCCCATGCCGGCGGTTATGGCGCAGAGATCGTGCGCGGTGCGCTATCCTCCGTTTCCGTGCAGCAGCTGGAAGCGGCCCGGGCGCTGAATTTTACGCGGATGCAGACGCTGTTTCGCATCTCGCTGCCACAGGCAATCGTCGAGATGATGCCGGCATTCGGCAATCTGGCGATAGAAACGCTGAAACTTTCCTCGCTCGTGTCGCTGATCTCGATTGCCGACCTCACCTTTGCGGCGCAGTCGATCCGCAACCTGACGCTGGACAGCACCAGCATCTATTCGATCACGCTGCTCTGCTATTTCGCGATGTCCCTGATCCTGATGGTCATCATCCGGGTGATCGAACATTTCGTCAGGCGCGGCAACGTCTTTCCGCGCACCCGCCATTCGTAA
- a CDS encoding LysR family transcriptional regulator, with the protein MTPDLNALSVFGLVAELKSFSAAADRMGVSRSAVSQTIRRLEEMLGLALVLRTTRSVSLTEAGEGLYANIAPAIAEMSAAVEQAGELRESPNGLLRLAVSSIAEDFLSGPLLAGFTAAYPDVHLDVMVTDEEFDIVAEGYDAAVRLGEVIDEDMIIVPISGDVRQLAVCSPDYLKGRAKPTHPKELAHHRCIGWRPAPRSAPYRWEFAQAGREFSVAVAPEITTNDMALMIRMAVAGAGITFGIEDTFRSWIDRGELVPLLEDYSPYFPGFYLYYPSRRNLAPKLRALIDHVKTSRQRTRSL; encoded by the coding sequence GTGACGCCCGATCTGAACGCTCTCTCCGTCTTTGGGCTGGTGGCGGAACTGAAGAGTTTCAGCGCTGCCGCGGACCGAATGGGCGTGTCACGTTCCGCCGTCAGCCAGACAATTAGACGGCTGGAGGAAATGCTCGGCCTGGCGCTGGTGCTGCGCACCACCCGCAGCGTCAGTCTCACCGAGGCGGGTGAGGGGCTTTATGCCAATATCGCTCCCGCCATAGCCGAAATGTCGGCGGCGGTGGAACAGGCGGGCGAATTGCGCGAAAGTCCGAATGGGCTGTTGCGGCTCGCCGTTTCTTCCATTGCCGAAGACTTCCTGTCCGGGCCGCTTCTTGCCGGCTTCACGGCTGCCTATCCGGATGTCCACCTAGATGTCATGGTGACCGATGAGGAGTTCGATATTGTTGCCGAAGGTTATGACGCAGCCGTGCGGCTGGGCGAGGTGATCGATGAGGACATGATCATCGTGCCTATATCCGGGGATGTGCGGCAGCTCGCGGTCTGTTCGCCTGATTATCTCAAAGGCAGAGCCAAGCCCACTCACCCGAAGGAACTGGCACATCACCGGTGCATTGGCTGGCGGCCGGCTCCGCGCAGCGCACCCTATCGCTGGGAGTTTGCGCAGGCCGGGCGGGAATTCAGCGTCGCGGTCGCGCCGGAGATCACCACCAACGACATGGCACTGATGATCCGGATGGCGGTGGCGGGAGCGGGGATCACCTTCGGTATCGAAGATACCTTCCGCAGCTGGATCGATCGCGGTGAGCTGGTGCCGCTGCTTGAAGATTACTCACCTTATTTTCCCGGATTCTACCTCTATTATCCGAGCAGGCGTAATCTGGCGCCCAAACTCCGGGCGCTGATCGATCACGTGAAGACATCAAGGCAACGCACGCGGTCGCTTTAG
- a CDS encoding sugar phosphate isomerase/epimerase family protein, with protein sequence MQGFGVHAMMWSLNWDHESARRAITGAADYGQDFIEIPLVDLASVDTAHTRALLEKYGLRAACSLVLPEPAWASVRPEAAVAHLKAALDKAAEMGAEALTGVTYGGTSERTGFPPTQAEYDNLTRALSQAAGHAKTLGLQFGIEAVNRYENHLVNSAEQAVALVERIGADNIFVHLDTFHMNMEEKGIANGIIAARNHLKYMHMSESDRGTPGFGNVAWDAVFAALAAIGFKGVLTLESFVAMPEEMAGAISTWRPVASGADEVLDKGLAFLRDKASQYRIF encoded by the coding sequence GTGCAAGGCTTCGGTGTTCACGCAATGATGTGGTCCCTCAACTGGGATCATGAAAGCGCCAGGCGGGCCATTACAGGTGCTGCGGATTATGGGCAGGACTTCATCGAGATTCCGCTTGTCGATCTTGCATCCGTTGACACGGCGCATACCCGCGCCCTGCTGGAGAAATACGGCCTGCGGGCTGCCTGCTCGCTGGTCCTGCCGGAGCCCGCCTGGGCCTCCGTCCGTCCGGAAGCAGCCGTCGCCCATCTGAAGGCTGCACTGGACAAGGCCGCCGAAATGGGGGCGGAGGCGCTGACCGGCGTGACCTATGGCGGCACCAGCGAGCGCACGGGTTTTCCGCCGACGCAGGCTGAATACGACAATCTGACACGGGCGCTATCTCAGGCTGCCGGCCACGCGAAGACGCTTGGCCTGCAATTCGGTATCGAGGCCGTCAACCGCTACGAAAACCATCTGGTCAACTCAGCCGAGCAGGCCGTGGCGCTGGTTGAGCGTATCGGTGCCGACAATATCTTTGTCCATCTCGATACCTTCCACATGAACATGGAAGAGAAGGGTATCGCCAATGGCATCATCGCTGCCCGTAACCATCTGAAATACATGCATATGTCGGAAAGTGACCGCGGCACGCCGGGTTTCGGCAACGTTGCCTGGGACGCGGTGTTTGCCGCACTCGCGGCCATTGGCTTCAAGGGCGTGCTGACGCTCGAAAGCTTTGTCGCGATGCCGGAGGAGATGGCGGGTGCGATTTCCACCTGGCGGCCGGTCGCTTCAGGCGCAGACGAGGTCCTCGACAAGGGGCTGGCCTTCCTGCGCGACAAGGCAAGCCAGTACCGGATTTTCTGA
- a CDS encoding nucleoside triphosphate hydrolase produces the protein MSTIDDNAREIAGLALERFARAKGRRVMIAIAGAPGSGKSTIAEGVVDVLNAGEGEPAALFPMDGYHYDDAVLEEMNRRPFKGAIDTFDAHGLRHMLERLKANEDDVIAVPVFDRAIEIARAGGRLIPQSVDIIVCEGNYLLAGQSPWNRLKPIFDLTVFVDVSEDDLRARLRNRWLGFGLAEDEINRKVEENDLPNGRFIISTSTEPDLRIGNPGSGAAS, from the coding sequence TTGAGTACAATTGACGATAATGCCCGTGAGATTGCGGGCCTCGCTCTCGAACGCTTTGCCCGCGCCAAAGGCCGACGCGTGATGATCGCGATTGCCGGCGCCCCGGGATCGGGAAAATCGACCATTGCCGAAGGTGTGGTGGATGTGTTGAACGCCGGCGAAGGTGAGCCCGCCGCGCTTTTTCCGATGGATGGTTATCACTATGACGATGCCGTGCTCGAAGAGATGAACCGGCGACCGTTCAAGGGCGCCATCGATACGTTCGATGCCCACGGTTTGCGCCACATGCTCGAGCGCCTCAAGGCCAATGAGGATGATGTCATTGCCGTTCCGGTCTTTGACCGGGCGATTGAAATCGCCCGCGCCGGCGGCCGGCTGATCCCGCAATCCGTCGATATCATCGTCTGTGAAGGCAATTATCTCCTCGCCGGCCAGTCGCCGTGGAACCGTCTCAAACCGATCTTCGATCTGACGGTTTTTGTCGATGTCAGCGAGGACGATCTGCGTGCGCGGCTGAGAAACCGCTGGCTGGGCTTCGGTCTTGCCGAAGACGAGATCAACCGGAAGGTCGAGGAGAACGATCTTCCCAACGGCCGTTTCATCATCTCGACGAGCACCGAACCCGATCTTCGCATCGGCAATCCGGGAAGCGGGGCCGCTTCCTGA
- a CDS encoding Atu4866 domain-containing protein, giving the protein MLTGTETSAGSTPPQAHPYIGMWVTGDGHIRQELLANGRYDEARGNRKSAYQGRYVVTGNHIDYRDDTGFTADGTFIDDVLHHGGMIFYRER; this is encoded by the coding sequence ATGCTGACGGGGACCGAAACCAGCGCCGGTTCCACGCCCCCGCAAGCTCACCCCTATATCGGCATGTGGGTGACAGGTGACGGCCATATCCGTCAGGAGCTTTTGGCCAACGGGCGTTATGACGAAGCCCGCGGCAACCGTAAAAGCGCCTATCAGGGCCGTTACGTCGTGACCGGCAATCACATCGATTACCGGGACGATACCGGCTTTACCGCGGATGGAACATTCATAGATGATGTCCTGCACCATGGCGGCATGATCTTTTACCGGGAGCGGTAA
- the doeA gene encoding ectoine hydrolase DoeA (DoeA (degradation of ectoine A) is also called EutD (ectoine utilization D).), which translates to MSITLNFTREEYAARLSKTRRAMEKAGIDLLVVTDPSNMHWLTGYDGWSFYVHQCVLVPPDGEPIWYGRKQDANGAKRTAYLAHDNIIGYPDHYVQSTERHPMDLLSQIIGERGWSGLTVGVEMDNYYFSAAAFASLQKNLPNARFKDAAGLVNWQRAVKSPTELDYMRKAGKIVELMHKRIVDVVEPGMRKCDLVAEIYDAGIRGTAEFGGDYPAIVPLLPSGADASAPHLTWDDKPMRLGEGTFFEIAGAYRRYHCPLSRTVFLGKPTQAFLDAEKATLEGMEAGLSAAKPGNTCEDIANAFFAVLKKYGIIKDNRTGYPIGLSYPPDWGERTMSLRPGDRTELKPGMTFHFMTGLWLEDMGLEITESIAITETGVECLSNVPRQLFVKG; encoded by the coding sequence GTGAGCATAACGCTGAACTTTACGCGCGAGGAATATGCCGCGCGCCTGTCCAAAACCCGCAGAGCCATGGAAAAGGCCGGCATCGATCTTCTTGTTGTCACCGACCCGTCCAACATGCATTGGTTGACCGGTTATGACGGCTGGTCTTTCTATGTACATCAATGCGTGCTGGTGCCGCCGGATGGCGAGCCGATCTGGTATGGCCGCAAGCAGGACGCCAATGGCGCAAAGCGCACAGCCTACCTCGCCCATGACAATATTATCGGCTACCCCGATCATTACGTTCAATCGACCGAGCGGCACCCGATGGATCTGCTATCGCAGATCATCGGAGAGCGGGGCTGGTCCGGCCTCACCGTCGGCGTCGAGATGGATAACTACTATTTCTCCGCCGCCGCCTTTGCGTCGCTGCAGAAAAATCTGCCAAACGCCCGCTTCAAGGACGCCGCCGGTCTCGTGAACTGGCAGCGGGCCGTCAAGAGCCCGACCGAACTCGACTATATGCGCAAAGCCGGCAAGATCGTCGAGCTGATGCACAAGCGCATCGTCGATGTCGTTGAGCCCGGCATGCGCAAATGTGATCTCGTTGCCGAGATTTACGATGCCGGTATTCGCGGCACCGCCGAATTCGGCGGTGATTATCCCGCCATTGTTCCGCTGCTGCCGTCGGGAGCCGACGCTTCGGCGCCACATCTGACATGGGACGACAAGCCGATGCGTCTGGGAGAAGGGACATTCTTTGAGATCGCCGGCGCCTACAGGCGTTACCACTGCCCGCTGTCGCGCACCGTTTTTCTCGGCAAGCCGACACAGGCGTTTCTCGACGCGGAAAAAGCAACGCTCGAAGGCATGGAAGCCGGACTTTCGGCGGCGAAGCCGGGCAACACCTGCGAAGACATCGCCAATGCCTTTTTCGCGGTGCTGAAAAAATACGGGATCATCAAGGACAACCGTACCGGCTATCCGATCGGCCTGTCCTATCCGCCTGACTGGGGCGAGCGCACCATGAGCCTGCGGCCCGGCGACCGCACGGAGCTGAAACCCGGCATGACGTTCCATTTCATGACCGGTCTGTGGCTTGAGGACATGGGGCTCGAAATCACCGAAAGCATCGCGATCACCGAAACGGGCGTCGAGTGCCTGTCGAACGTGCCGCGGCAACTCTTCGTGAAGGGCTGA
- the ehuD gene encoding ectoine/hydroxyectoine ABC transporter permease subunit EhuD: MMYGYEWDTTTWLTYTTSILPIILIGLTVTLKAAAAGFAIALVLGLVFALLRRSRVKMISWPTALVVEFLRDTPLLVQLFFLYYVLPDFGIVLPAFLTGALALGLQYAAYTSEVYRGGIEAVQHGQWEAATALNLTRMQTYRDIIIPQAIPRIVPAMGNYLVAMIKETPVLSVVTVLEMMGLANMIGERTFEYLVPLTLVGLIFLLLTIICSAGLSRLQRALPKAGIPLR, translated from the coding sequence ATGATGTATGGCTACGAATGGGACACCACCACCTGGCTCACCTACACAACGTCAATCCTGCCGATCATCCTGATCGGCCTGACGGTGACGCTGAAGGCGGCAGCCGCCGGCTTCGCCATCGCGCTGGTTCTGGGGCTTGTTTTTGCACTGCTGCGTCGCAGCCGGGTCAAGATGATCTCCTGGCCGACTGCGCTGGTTGTCGAATTCCTTCGCGATACGCCGCTTCTGGTGCAGCTGTTCTTCCTTTATTACGTGCTTCCGGATTTCGGCATCGTGCTACCCGCCTTCCTGACCGGCGCGCTGGCGCTCGGCCTGCAATATGCGGCCTACACCTCCGAGGTATATCGCGGCGGCATCGAGGCCGTGCAACATGGCCAATGGGAAGCGGCGACTGCACTTAATCTCACACGCATGCAGACCTATCGAGATATCATCATCCCTCAGGCCATCCCGCGCATCGTGCCGGCCATGGGCAACTACCTTGTCGCCATGATCAAGGAAACGCCGGTGCTTTCCGTCGTCACGGTTCTGGAGATGATGGGGCTTGCCAACATGATCGGCGAGCGCACCTTCGAATATCTGGTCCCGCTGACGCTTGTGGGCCTGATCTTCCTCCTTCTGACAATAATCTGCTCGGCAGGCCTCAGCCGCCTGCAAAGGGCACTTCCAAAAGCAGGAATACCCTTGCGATGA
- the ehuA gene encoding ectoine/hydroxyectoine ABC transporter ATP-binding protein EhuA — MTNTTNQPLIEFSDVTKRFGILTVLDQFNFSVAKGEKVTLIGPSGSGKSTVLRILMTLEPFQEGKLTLADISYHEQGGKGPFQASEKHLRQIRNHVGMVFQSFNLFPHMTVLRNIVEAPVRVLGIARAEAEARAIELLKMVGLTDKKDHYPVQLSGGQQQRVAIARSLAMRPRVLLFDEPTSALDPQLVGEVLSVIRDLAHEHDLTMLLVTHEMRFAREVSDRVCFFDKGRICEQGAPEEIFGGPKEERTREFLSSVLR, encoded by the coding sequence ATGACCAACACCACCAATCAGCCGCTGATCGAATTTTCCGATGTCACGAAGCGTTTCGGCATTCTGACGGTTCTCGACCAGTTCAATTTCAGCGTGGCAAAGGGCGAAAAAGTTACGCTTATCGGCCCTTCCGGCTCCGGCAAATCAACGGTTCTGCGCATTCTCATGACGCTGGAACCGTTCCAGGAGGGCAAGCTTACCCTTGCCGATATCTCCTACCATGAACAAGGCGGCAAAGGCCCCTTTCAGGCTTCGGAGAAGCACCTTCGCCAGATCCGCAATCACGTCGGCATGGTGTTTCAGAGCTTCAACCTCTTTCCGCATATGACGGTGCTTCGCAACATCGTGGAAGCGCCGGTGCGGGTGCTGGGCATTGCCCGCGCAGAAGCGGAAGCGCGGGCAATCGAATTGCTGAAGATGGTTGGGCTGACCGACAAGAAGGATCATTATCCGGTGCAGCTTTCCGGTGGGCAGCAGCAGCGCGTCGCCATTGCCCGCTCGCTTGCCATGCGTCCGCGTGTGCTGCTTTTTGATGAGCCGACCTCGGCGCTCGACCCGCAGCTGGTGGGCGAAGTGCTTTCCGTCATTCGTGATCTGGCCCATGAACACGATCTGACGATGCTGCTTGTTACCCACGAGATGCGCTTTGCCCGCGAAGTGTCAGACCGCGTCTGCTTTTTCGACAAGGGCCGCATCTGCGAACAGGGAGCACCGGAGGAAATTTTCGGCGGGCCGAAAGAAGAGCGAACCCGCGAATTTCTGTCATCGGTTTTGCGGTAA